The Salinicoccus sp. RF5 region AGCGCTTCCAGGCAAAGAAGGCCTTGTTTCCATGCTGCTCTCTGTACTTCAGGCTCCAGTACGCAACTTCGCCTATGCAGTTAAAGCAGTCGGTGAAGAGAAAGAGAACGAAGAAGCCTAAACCAATCTATTAAAAAAACGGAGGAATTATAATGTCTCAAGAACAAATCATTGAAGCAATAAAAGAAATGTCCGTACTTGAACTTAACGACCTTGTTAAAGCAATTGAAGAAGAATTCGGCGTAACAGCTGCAGCTCCAGTAGCAGCAGCAGGCGCAGGCGGCGGAGAAGCAGCTGCTGAAGAACAGACTGAATTCGACGTTGAACTTACAGACGCTGGATCTTCCAAGATCAAAGTCATCAAAGTTGTTCGTGAAGCAACTGGTCTCGGACTCAAAGAAGCGAAAGCAGTCGTTGACGGCGCACCTAAAGTTGTCAAAGAAGGCCTCGCTAAAGAAGAAGCTGAAGAACTCAAATCCCAGCTTGAAGAAGTTGGCGCAAGCGTAGAACTTAAATAATTTTTGTGTAAACACTTGGAGGCTCATGTTAAACATCTACTGTTTAAATGGGCCTCCTTTGTTATTTTATTCAAGTGCTTCATTACATAGGAGTGGTATCATGAGCCATTATTTCACTGGAGATAATACAGAACATGAATATAGGGAGATCAAATTCAACTACAGGGGCAGGGTCTACCGCTTCAGGACCGACCGCGGCGTCTTTTCGAGGGACCGTATCGACTATGGATCCTCGGTTCTGATCGATGCCGTCGTCCATGACACTAACATGTCAGAAGGCGGTGTATTCGTAGACATGGGTGCAGGATACGGCCCGATCGGCATTGTCCTTGGCGATGTGCTGGGTGCAAGGCCTGTCATGGTCGAAGTGAATTCCGACGCGCTTATGCTGTGCCGTGGGAATGCAGAGCAGAATGGTGTGGAAGCCGAAGTGATGGATCGTACGGAATATGATGAAAGGGAACTTGCAGAGCCTCCGGCGCTCTATGTGACCAACCCGCCTTTCCGTGCGGGGAAGCCAGTGGTGCTGGAAATGATTGAAGATGCCCACAGGAAACTTGGCGCAGGAGGATCCTTCTATATGGTGGTCCAGAAGAAGCAGGGCATGCCGTCGTACAGAAAAGCAGTTGAAAAGCTTTTCGGGAACTCGGAAATCGTTGCCAAGGACAAAGGCTATCATGTGCTGAAGGGCATCAAAATGTAGAAGACCAGTGTTTGACTTGACAAATTTTCTGTGTTATAGTTATAGAATGTAAAAATATAATGTCAATCAGTATGCACTTTTTGAACACTGATTGGATGGAGCGTATTAAATATTGTTAATAAATAGAAAATGGGGTTGGTCACGATTCCGTTTTCTTTTTGTCTTATTAACTGTTTAACTGCTTCGGTGAATGTTTTACGTAATTTTTATTAGGGGTGAATCTGTCGATGAGTCAATTGATTCAATATGGAAGACACGCTAAACGCAGAAGCTATGCACGTATCGAAGAGAAATTGGATTTGCCGAACCTGATCGAAATCCAGACGAAATCCTATGAATGGTTCCTGCAGACGGGCCTGATCGAAATGTTCAAGGACATTTCACCGGTCGAGGACTTCACTGGGAACATGTCATTGGAATTTGTGGACTATAAGCTTGGCGAACCCAAGTACGATGAGGAAGAGGCAAAGAACCATGATGCAACATATTCTGCACCATTGCGTGTAAAAGTACGCCTTGTCATCAAGGAAACGGGCGAAGTCAAGGAACAGGAAGTATTCATGGGTGACTTCCCACTGATGACGGATACAGGTACTTTCATTATCAATGGCGCAGAGCGTGTAATCGTATCACAGCTTGTCAGAAGTCCATCCGTATACTACTCGGAAAAAATGGATAAGAACGGCAAAGCGAGCTTTGGGGCGACGGTGATTCCCAACCGTGGTGCATGGCTCGAATACGAAATCGATGCTAAAGATATAGTTTACGTAAGAATAGACCGTACGCGCAAGCTGCCGATGACGGTACTGCTCAGGGCGCTCGGATTTTCTACAGACCAGGAAATCATAAACCTTCTCGGTGACAGTGAACATCTCAGGAACACACTGGAGAAGGATACGACAGAAACAGTGGATCAGGCACTCCTAGAAATATACGAACGACTTCGCCCAGGCGAGCCGCCGACAGTTGAGAATGCCAGAAATCTCCTCTACTCACGGTTCTTTGATCCGAAGCGTTATGATCTCGCGAGTGTTGGACGCTACAAGATGAATAAGAAGCTCCACCTTAAGAACCGTCTGTTCAACCAAGTGCTTGCTGAGCCTATCGTGGACAAGGAAACGGGCGAAATCGTAGCGGAAACAGGTACGACCGTCGACAGGCGCACATTGGACAGCATCATGGATGTGCTGGAAGCCAATGCAAACCTTGAAACATTCCGCCTTGAAAATGGACTTCTGGATGAACCGATTGAAATCCAATCCATCAAAGTGGAAGCACCGAACCAGGAAGAGGGTACAACGACAGTGATCGGCAACGCCTTCCCGGATGTGGAAGTGAAGTCCATCACACCGTCTGACATCATCGCCTCCATGAGCTACTTCTTCAACCTGATTGAAGGTGTGGGTCATACAGATGATATCGACCACCTCGGCAACCGTCGCCTGCGCTCTGTCGGTGAACTCCTGCAGAACCAGTTCAGGATCGGACTTTCCCGTATGGAGCGTGTAGTAAGGGAGCGCATGTCGATTCAGGATACTGAGTCGATCACACCACAGCAGCTCATCAATATCCGTCCTGTGATCGCATCCATAAAAGAGTTCTTCGGAAGCTCCCAGCTTTCCCAGTTCATGGACCAGACGAATCCGCTTGCAGAGCTGACACATAAAAGACGTCTGTCTGCGCTTGGGCCCGGCGGTCTGACGCGTGAACGTGCGGGCATGGAAGTGCGGGACGTACACTATTCCCACTACGGCCGCATGTGTCCGATCGAGACGCCGGAGGGCCCGAACATCGGTCTGATCAACTCACTCTCGAGCTTTGCCAGAGTGAATGAATTCGGCTTCATCGAAACACCATACAGAAGAGTGGATGCGGAAACGAACCGTGTAACGGACCAGATCGACTACCTTACTGCCGATGAGGAAGACAGCTATGTCGTGGCCCAGGCCAACGCCCTCCTGAATGAGGACGGATCCTTCGTAAGGGAAGAAATC contains the following coding sequences:
- the rplL gene encoding 50S ribosomal protein L7/L12, translating into MMSQEQIIEAIKEMSVLELNDLVKAIEEEFGVTAAAPVAAAGAGGGEAAAEEQTEFDVELTDAGSSKIKVIKVVREATGLGLKEAKAVVDGAPKVVKEGLAKEEAEELKSQLEEVGASVELK
- a CDS encoding class I SAM-dependent methyltransferase, whose amino-acid sequence is MSHYFTGDNTEHEYREIKFNYRGRVYRFRTDRGVFSRDRIDYGSSVLIDAVVHDTNMSEGGVFVDMGAGYGPIGIVLGDVLGARPVMVEVNSDALMLCRGNAEQNGVEAEVMDRTEYDERELAEPPALYVTNPPFRAGKPVVLEMIEDAHRKLGAGGSFYMVVQKKQGMPSYRKAVEKLFGNSEIVAKDKGYHVLKGIKM
- the rpoB gene encoding DNA-directed RNA polymerase subunit beta, whose protein sequence is MSQLIQYGRHAKRRSYARIEEKLDLPNLIEIQTKSYEWFLQTGLIEMFKDISPVEDFTGNMSLEFVDYKLGEPKYDEEEAKNHDATYSAPLRVKVRLVIKETGEVKEQEVFMGDFPLMTDTGTFIINGAERVIVSQLVRSPSVYYSEKMDKNGKASFGATVIPNRGAWLEYEIDAKDIVYVRIDRTRKLPMTVLLRALGFSTDQEIINLLGDSEHLRNTLEKDTTETVDQALLEIYERLRPGEPPTVENARNLLYSRFFDPKRYDLASVGRYKMNKKLHLKNRLFNQVLAEPIVDKETGEIVAETGTTVDRRTLDSIMDVLEANANLETFRLENGLLDEPIEIQSIKVEAPNQEEGTTTVIGNAFPDVEVKSITPSDIIASMSYFFNLIEGVGHTDDIDHLGNRRLRSVGELLQNQFRIGLSRMERVVRERMSIQDTESITPQQLINIRPVIASIKEFFGSSQLSQFMDQTNPLAELTHKRRLSALGPGGLTRERAGMEVRDVHYSHYGRMCPIETPEGPNIGLINSLSSFARVNEFGFIETPYRRVDAETNRVTDQIDYLTADEEDSYVVAQANALLNEDGSFVREEIVCRFRGNNTKMARERMDYMDVSPKQVVSAATACIPFLENDDSNRALMGANMQRQAVPLLIPQSPHIGTGMEHVAARDSGAAIVARYKGRVEHVEAKEIHIRRIEEENGKEVETEKDIYRLSKFIRSNSGTCYNQKPIVAKGDVVTQGEILADGPSMDNGEMALGQNVVVGFMTWDGYNYEDAVIMSERLVKDDVYTSIHIEEYESESRDTKLGPEEITRDIPNVSDNALKKLDDRGIVHIGAEVKDGDILVGKVTPKGVTELTAEERLLHAIFGEKAREVRDTSLRVPHGAGGIVLDVKVFNREDGDELSPGVNQLVRVYIVQKRKISVGDKMCGRHGNKGVISRILPEEDMPYMPDGTPIDIMLNPLGVPSRMNIGQVLELHLGMAARAMGLKMASPVFDGANEEDVWETMAEAGLARDGKTVLYDGRTGDPFENRISVGVMYMLKLAHMVDDKLHARSTGPYSLVTQQPLGGKAQFGGQRFGEMEVWALEAYGAAYTLQEILTVKSDDTVGRVKTYEAIVKGENVPKPGVPESFRVLMKELQSLGLDVNILDDQDEEVEMRDTEEDDASNQMNLSEKTSAATEDVTE